A stretch of DNA from Clostridia bacterium:
GGATAATAAGCTGGATCAGAGGAATACCCGGTTTTCTTTCCCCTATAAAACTTATATATGAAATCAGACATATTGATACCTACAGGAGAAGTGTAAGAAGAAAGCTGCTATTCTACACTGTAATACTTGTTATAGCATTCTTCCCTCAAGGAGGCAGCTTATATAAGTTCAATACAGTAAATGCTTTCAGCACAATAAGCGAGCTGTCCAAGCCTGAATATGAGGGGAGAAAAGCGGGAAGCGGAAAAAATGAGATTATAGCAAATTATATAGCGGATAAATTGAAAGGGTATGGGATTCAGCCCTTTGACGGCAATTACTTCCATGAATTTGACATGGAGACGGCCTTTAATGTCAAGAACTCGACGATGACAGTAGTTGGAGAGGCTTCAGGATCTGCTGCCCTTGAATTCAGGAAGGATTATTTCATTACCACTCCTGCAAATATAAACGGCACTTATGAGTTAACATACGTTACTCCGAAGGAAGTAGGTCTCTATATGTACAGTCGGAATGCATTCGACCATCTGCGAAACAAGGTGCTGCTCGCAGATGTCAGAGGACTTGACGGTATTGCCTTTAAAAGGTTTGTGGGAGTAATCAATAATATTGTGAAACCACAGGCTCTTATATACATTTCTGATTGGGAAAGTGAGAAGGTAATAAAAAAGGAGACTGTTGACCGCAATGCAGCAAATGACAAAGCGACGCTCAATATCTCGCTGTCCTCTGACAAAGGCGATGAACTTCTCAGGAAGGCTAATTCCAAGATAACATTGAACATAGAGTGTGAGCTTTTCAATAATCCCAAGAGTACAAGCGTGGTAGGTTATATTCCCGGTTCTGATAAAAGTCTGAAGGATGAAATCATATTTGTGGGCAGCAGCTTTGATTCAGTGGGTGATGACGAGAATATCAAGTATCCATCCTCAATGGAAGCAGGTGGCACCGCCCTTGAACTGGAGATTGCCCGTGTAATCGGCAGCAGTAAGAAAAGGCCTGAGCGGACAGTGATATTTGCTTTCTGGGATGGCACACTGACCAGAGACAGTGGCTGCATGATCTTCCTGGAGAAGTATTTTAAAGAGGAGTACAAGAAAGCCTTTTATGTAGATCTTAAAAACTTTGGCTTCGAACAATCCGATAAAGTTATTATAGATACTACCAATACCCTTCCTAAAGAGTACCTTGCGCAGAAATATATAAAAGCTTTAAAGAAGCATGCAAGAAGAAATGAAGTAAAGGTGATATATGGAAAAATTGGTTCTCCAATTACACAGTACACGCTAGAATCGGATATAAACTCTATTATTATTGATAGCGAGGGAATAGAAGAGGACATAAAGACGGCAAATGATAATCTGGATAACATAGACAGGGGAAAGCTCAAAGGTCCGGGACAAATGATTGTTGATACAGTTTATGATATAGTGTGCGGGGGTATAAGATAATGGGCAGCTTGTTTGAGATTAAGGATTTGAAAACCTATTTCATGATGGATAGGCAAGAGATAAAAGCAGTTGACGGAGTAACCTTCAGCCTCGACAGAAATGAAACCCTTGCAATCGTCGGTGAATCGGGCAGCGGAAAAAGTGTAACTGTTCTTTCTGCCATGCGTCTGATAAACCCCCCAGGAAAGATTGTAAATGGGGAGATAATGTTTGATAACAAAAACCTCCTGCAGCTGACAGAAAAGCAAATGACAATGATTCGGGGAGATAGAATCTCCATGGTTTACCAGGAGCCCATGACCTCGCTGAATCCGGTAATACCGGTAGGAGAACAGATAAGAGAAGCAATTACTATTCATAAAGCCTCATCAAAAATGGAATCCAAGGAGCGAGCTATAGAGCTTATGAACTTTGTAAGCATTCCTGAGGCCAGGTTGAGATACAATGAACTGCCGGCAAAATTCAGCGGAGGCATGCGGCAAAGGATAATGATTGCCATAGCAATAGCATGCAATCCTGATGTACTTATAGCCGATGAACCGACCACCGCACTGGATGTAACTATTCAGGCTGAAATAATGGAGCTTCTAAGATCCATGAAGAATAAGCTGAACATGTCAATGCTGCTTATCACCCACGATCTGGGGATAGTAGCGGAGAATGCTGACAGGGTCATCGTGATGTACTGTGGAAAAGTTATGGAGGAAGCGACTGTGGTCAGCCTTTTCAGAAATCCGATGCATCCATATACAGTAGGCTTGATGGAGTGCATTCCGAGGATTGACATAAAGGTAGACAAATTGAATGCAATACCCGGCTATGTGCCGCATCCCTCCCAATATCCAAGGGGCTGCAGGTTCAGCAACAGGTGCAGCAGGGCAATGGATATATGCAGCAAAGAGCTGGCGGAGCTTATAGAAATTGAAGATGGACATAAGGTAAGGTGTTGGCTATATATGAAGGGAGGAGAGGCACGATGAAAGTCAAGAAAAAGTTAGGCTTGCTGCTGGGAATAATTCTTTTGATATCAATAATAAGTATAACGACCATCATTGCAGCTGTGCCATCAAAGCACAGGAAAATTGTTATAAGCACGGCGCACAAGAAGAATCTGGTGCAGACGGTTACTGTGGAAGGTGTTGTAGAGCCTAATAAAAAGCAGATAATAAACCTTGATTCCAACCAGAAGGTGTTAGAGGTATTTGCTGCGGTCGGTCAGGAGATAAAAAAGGGAGACCTGGTCTTAAAGCTGGATAGCTCTGATAACCAGTATAAGCTGAGCGTTGAGGAGATAAACCTGAAGCTGGCAGAAAGAGAGCTGTCAAAAGTATTGAAGAATGGGAAGACTGACAAGAAAGATGTGGAGTACTCTTTTAAACAAGCGGAAATTGCATATGCAGATGGGTCGGCTGGACTGGAGTCTGCACAGAATTCACTGGCGGCTGACAAACTGCTTTTTGAAAATGGTGCAATATCAAGGAGTCAGTATGTGGAGTCACAGAAAAATGTCAGAGACCAAGAGAACAGAATGACTCTGAAGGCTATGGAAATGAACAGGGCCAGCCAGAGTCTTGCTAATTTTGACTTGGATAAGGATGAGCAGGTTTTTAAGCTTGGGAGCAACATAAGCCTTATACAGCAGAATATAAGCAATCTGAAATCAAAGGTGGATGCAGACACAAGGGCTAATATAGACGGGAAGATAGTAAAGCTGGAGGTTGAGACGGATCAATATCCGACCGATGATAACTCTCAAATACTTATATATGACATGTCAAAGCAAATGGTTAATATTCAGCTTAAGCAGCAGGAGGCCTTGTATATAAAAGAGGGAATGAAGGCTGGTATAAAGGTCAAGGGTTTGGATGAAAAAGAGTATGCGGGCACTGTAGTTGATGTTGATGATGTAGCCCTGACTTCGATAAGCGGGGGAAATGGTTCAAAGGTAAATGTCAAAATAAGCATAGATAACCCCGACGAGAGGATAAAAATAGGATACGATGTAGAGGTGAAAATTAACCTCTACATAAAGGATGAAGCAGTTGTAGTCGATTTTGAGTCTATTGTACAGGACAATGACGGGAAGAAGTACATTTATTTCGTTAAGGATAATGTGGCACAAAGAAGGCCTGTAGGCACAGGTATAGAAACAAGCTTTGAGGTTGAAATCACTGAAGGAATCATTCAGGGCGACAGGTATGTGGTGAATCCCCCGGAGGAAATGCAGGAAAAGAGTTCAATGAAGATCTGGGGTTGGAGGTATGAGTCAAAATGATTCTTAATGAATCCAGAGTACTTATCAGAACAGAGAAGCTGAGTAAATCCTATAAGCTGGGAAATGAGATGAAGGTAGCGGTTAGGGAAGTTGATATAAAGATAGTGCAGGGAGAGTTTGTTATAATCGAAGGCTTAAGAGGGCTTCAGAAAAATGTATTTGTTAACCTTATGGGGTGCCTTGAGAGACCCACTGTGGGAAAGTACTACTTTGATTATGAGGATATCGCTTTAGCAAAAGAAGGCATATTGGATGACATAAGGAAGCTTAAGCTGGGCTATCTATTCAGGGATTTCAACCTTATTGCCAGATTGACAGCAGCTCAGAATATAGAAGTACTACTGCAGGGCTTGAATATATCACAGGCGGAGAAAAGGGACAGGCTGCAGAAGACATTAAAACGCTTTGACATCGAGTCAATTGCTGAGAAAAAGGTATCTGAGCTGACCGATTATCAGAAGCAGCTGGTTTCACTCGCAAGAGCAGTTGTGAACAGCCCGCTGATGATAATTGCAGACGAACCTGCAGCAAATCTTAACAGCAAAGAAGAGAAGGAACTCATGGAGCATTTGCTAAGGCTGAACAGTGAAGGCATTGCTATTATGCTCATTACTGAGAATACAGAATTGAAAGCCTCGAACAGATTCAGGCTGATTTCCTTTCAGGACGGCAGGATATCTGAGGATAAGGAAGTCCAAAAGCTTTCCCTTGTAAGGAGGGAGGCTTGATATGAAAGTATTAATGCTTAAGAGGACTGCAAGATATTTGATATCAGCAGCAGGAATAATCATAGGTTTAGCTGCAGCAATGGTGATTTTTGGGATTGCAGAGGGTGGGACGTCTGTATTGAATGACAGCTTTTGGCGCAATGGAGTTAAGGTTTATGACGTAGAGCTTAAGGATAGAGGACTTGACTCACAGGAATATCTGCTTAAGGAGGATGTAAGGCTGCTCACTGATAAGATGCCCGAAGTTGAGGGCAGTATCCCGGTACTTAGTCTGGAAGCACAGCTAAAGTCCTATAAGGCTGCGGTCAGTGCCCGCACATTTGCAGTGAATGAAAAGTACCAGCAGTATGCCAACCTTGAAATGCTTAAGGGTAGTTTTATTAATGAGCAGGATGTGCGTCATGCAAGCAAAATTGCAGCTATTGATGAGCTTACTGCATTGGAGCTCTATGGCACGACTGATATAATTGGACAGAAGCTGGACCTTCAGGTAAACGGAAAAAAGGTTGAGTTCATAATTGCAGGAGTTTTCAGGAACTTTAATAAGAACATTGAAACAATGTTTGATGATAAGATTCCGGGCATGTGCTTTATTCCGGACAGCGTACCCGAGGATGTTTCTTTTGAATACAGCGTAGAAAAGCTGGTTGCATTGGTGAAGGATAATCTGCATAAAGAAGAAGCTGCCGCTAAGCTCAGCCACCTGCTTGAGAAAGAGCATGGGGTTGTGGGTATGTACGATATTAATGAATATAAGCAGCTGCCGGAAGTGGCAGAGTTTACAGACAAGTATCTCGTATTCGCTGTGATTATAGCAATAGTAGGGCTAATATCCGGTGGGATTGGGGTAATGTATGCAATGCTCCTCAATATACAGGAAAGAAAAAAGGAGATAGGACTATACAAGTTTTACGGCTCGGGAATAAAAGAGCTTCAGTATGATATTGTATATAGAACCCTAGTTATTTGTCATAGCTGCGGCGCGTTGGGGTTGATATTGGGAATACTGACAGGAAGCTTTATAGGGAGCTTTATAAACATCCGTGCGAGGTTTACACTGCTGTCAATTTTTATAACAATAGCGGCTTCGGTACTTGTGGGTATAATAAGCAGTCTGTATCCGGCTTCAAGGATAAAGCAGGTTGATGCTTCGGAAGCTATTTGGGGTGAGTAAGAAGTGCTTATACAGGGCATATGCGCTTATATTACAATTATTTTATGCGTATGGTAAAAAATGAAGGAAAATTTGCATTTTTTGAAGAATAATATACGGATATACATGCGATAAATTTTCAACCCAAAAGGAGTTGTAATATATGACCGAGAAGAAGAAGATAGGAGTTAGCATTTTTGGCACTGAATATGTGATGCTTGCTGAAAAATCAGAAGAATATGTGCTGGAGCTTGCAAATAGAGTAGATGCAATAATGAATGAAATCGCCAAGAGCAATTTCAGGTATAACTCAACTATGGTTGCGGTGCTTACTGCCTTGAATCTGGCGGATGCCCTTTACAAGTCACAGGAGGAGCATGCAGAAGTTTCAGAGAAGCTGGAGAACATTCAAGGAGAAATGCAGAGACCCTTTGAGGAGCTAAATGAGCTGAAACAGGAATCGGAGGCAATAAAGGAGCAATACACCAAGATGCAGAGTGAGCATACCAGATCGCAGATTGAACTGGGGAAGATAAGCCGGGAGTGGGCTAAGGCGCAGGAAGAGCTCAAGGACTTAAGGTGTGAGCTGGATGTCTCAAGAGAGACAATGAACGATGTGCAGAATAAGCTTTTCGAAAGTCAGATAGAGCTTTTGAAGACGAGGAAAGAACTTGATGATACAAAAGTAAAAAGAATAGATAAAAATAGGAACAATAGGGTAAATAATATATAGTATAAATTATTTACCTAGGAAGTGAACTTAATGAATAAAATAGAACTTCTAGCGCCTGCCGGAAATTTCGAAGCATTAGCTGCTGCTGTTGAAAGTGGTGCTGATGCTGTTTATTTGGGCGGGAATAAATTTAGTGCGAGAGCTTATGCTGACAACTTTGACGGGGAAACCCTTGCCAAGGCTGTTAGCTATGCTCATATTAGGGGTGTCAAAGTGTTTGTCACCATTAATATTTTGCTGTCAGACCGTGAGCTTGTTGAAGCACTGGACTATGTAAACTACTTATATCAGATAGGTATTGATGCAATAATAGTACAGGATCTTGCACTATTGAAACTGGCTGCAAGCGCCTTTCCCGACCTGAATATACATTGCAGCACTCAAATGACTGTGCACAATGCTGAAGGAGTCAAATACTATTCTGACTTAGGCGCAAAAAGGATAGTGCTGGCGAGGGAATTGCCCCTTGAGGAAGTGACGCATATAGCTGAGAGCACAGGGGTGGA
This window harbors:
- a CDS encoding M28 family peptidase, which encodes MKKLIAGMAMSRFNIKKLNIPLIIGIAIIAALIMFSIYPEIFTPSDPYGKERQEFVFIDGKINLFSPPVEPCAEYPWGTDVYGRDMRSLIFYGCRLTLLTAIFIAFGRLLISLPLAILAGYRNKLAVWVMRQFSIMFSAFPLIIFTLLFTRIKLVADVFKEPTSIVAYILIIFGWSRLSNLLKEKVEGILSQDFIEGEIAIGKNRLEIALQNIIPHLIPTIVVLFFLEIAQALLILSQIGVFGLIVSGGIVNGDGDYRMPFEIDWASLLMASQWFISTGKYWLVLYPAAAFSVSIIGFNLLGEGLRLEFDKRSSRIISWIRGIPGFLSPIKLIYEIRHIDTYRRSVRRKLLFYTVILVIAFFPQGGSLYKFNTVNAFSTISELSKPEYEGRKAGSGKNEIIANYIADKLKGYGIQPFDGNYFHEFDMETAFNVKNSTMTVVGEASGSAALEFRKDYFITTPANINGTYELTYVTPKEVGLYMYSRNAFDHLRNKVLLADVRGLDGIAFKRFVGVINNIVKPQALIYISDWESEKVIKKETVDRNAANDKATLNISLSSDKGDELLRKANSKITLNIECELFNNPKSTSVVGYIPGSDKSLKDEIIFVGSSFDSVGDDENIKYPSSMEAGGTALELEIARVIGSSKKRPERTVIFAFWDGTLTRDSGCMIFLEKYFKEEYKKAFYVDLKNFGFEQSDKVIIDTTNTLPKEYLAQKYIKALKKHARRNEVKVIYGKIGSPITQYTLESDINSIIIDSEGIEEDIKTANDNLDNIDRGKLKGPGQMIVDTVYDIVCGGIR
- a CDS encoding ATP-binding cassette domain-containing protein, with amino-acid sequence MILNESRVLIRTEKLSKSYKLGNEMKVAVREVDIKIVQGEFVIIEGLRGLQKNVFVNLMGCLERPTVGKYYFDYEDIALAKEGILDDIRKLKLGYLFRDFNLIARLTAAQNIEVLLQGLNISQAEKRDRLQKTLKRFDIESIAEKKVSELTDYQKQLVSLARAVVNSPLMIIADEPAANLNSKEEKELMEHLLRLNSEGIAIMLITENTELKASNRFRLISFQDGRISEDKEVQKLSLVRREA
- a CDS encoding HlyD family efflux transporter periplasmic adaptor subunit; the protein is MKVKKKLGLLLGIILLISIISITTIIAAVPSKHRKIVISTAHKKNLVQTVTVEGVVEPNKKQIINLDSNQKVLEVFAAVGQEIKKGDLVLKLDSSDNQYKLSVEEINLKLAERELSKVLKNGKTDKKDVEYSFKQAEIAYADGSAGLESAQNSLAADKLLFENGAISRSQYVESQKNVRDQENRMTLKAMEMNRASQSLANFDLDKDEQVFKLGSNISLIQQNISNLKSKVDADTRANIDGKIVKLEVETDQYPTDDNSQILIYDMSKQMVNIQLKQQEALYIKEGMKAGIKVKGLDEKEYAGTVVDVDDVALTSISGGNGSKVNVKISIDNPDERIKIGYDVEVKINLYIKDEAVVVDFESIVQDNDGKKYIYFVKDNVAQRRPVGTGIETSFEVEITEGIIQGDRYVVNPPEEMQEKSSMKIWGWRYESK
- a CDS encoding ABC transporter ATP-binding protein, with amino-acid sequence MGSLFEIKDLKTYFMMDRQEIKAVDGVTFSLDRNETLAIVGESGSGKSVTVLSAMRLINPPGKIVNGEIMFDNKNLLQLTEKQMTMIRGDRISMVYQEPMTSLNPVIPVGEQIREAITIHKASSKMESKERAIELMNFVSIPEARLRYNELPAKFSGGMRQRIMIAIAIACNPDVLIADEPTTALDVTIQAEIMELLRSMKNKLNMSMLLITHDLGIVAENADRVIVMYCGKVMEEATVVSLFRNPMHPYTVGLMECIPRIDIKVDKLNAIPGYVPHPSQYPRGCRFSNRCSRAMDICSKELAELIEIEDGHKVRCWLYMKGGEAR
- the zapA gene encoding cell division protein ZapA, giving the protein MTEKKKIGVSIFGTEYVMLAEKSEEYVLELANRVDAIMNEIAKSNFRYNSTMVAVLTALNLADALYKSQEEHAEVSEKLENIQGEMQRPFEELNELKQESEAIKEQYTKMQSEHTRSQIELGKISREWAKAQEELKDLRCELDVSRETMNDVQNKLFESQIELLKTRKELDDTKVKRIDKNRNNRVNNI
- a CDS encoding ABC transporter permease, whose amino-acid sequence is MKVLMLKRTARYLISAAGIIIGLAAAMVIFGIAEGGTSVLNDSFWRNGVKVYDVELKDRGLDSQEYLLKEDVRLLTDKMPEVEGSIPVLSLEAQLKSYKAAVSARTFAVNEKYQQYANLEMLKGSFINEQDVRHASKIAAIDELTALELYGTTDIIGQKLDLQVNGKKVEFIIAGVFRNFNKNIETMFDDKIPGMCFIPDSVPEDVSFEYSVEKLVALVKDNLHKEEAAAKLSHLLEKEHGVVGMYDINEYKQLPEVAEFTDKYLVFAVIIAIVGLISGGIGVMYAMLLNIQERKKEIGLYKFYGSGIKELQYDIVYRTLVICHSCGALGLILGILTGSFIGSFINIRARFTLLSIFITIAASVLVGIISSLYPASRIKQVDASEAIWGE